One stretch of Segatella copri DNA includes these proteins:
- a CDS encoding SDR family oxidoreductase — protein sequence MNKIALITGATSGIGEGCARRFARGGYNLILTGRNTGKLEILKKELEAEGVEVLALAFDVRNREAAKKAVDYIPEEWRNVDVLINNAGLARGLEPEYEGDFEDWDQMIDTNIKGLLTMTRLIVPGMVERNHGHVINIGSVAGDAAYAGGNVYCATKAAVKAITDGLRIDVAHTKVRVTNVKPGLVETNFSNIRFHGDQNRADNVYRGIEPLNGDDIADVAFYAASAPEHVQIAEVLVLATHQANGTVIHRD from the coding sequence ATGAATAAAATTGCTCTTATTACAGGCGCAACAAGCGGTATTGGCGAAGGTTGTGCACGTCGTTTTGCCCGTGGCGGCTATAACCTGATTCTTACAGGTAGAAACACGGGAAAGTTGGAAATCCTGAAGAAAGAACTCGAGGCTGAGGGCGTTGAGGTGCTTGCCTTGGCTTTCGATGTGCGTAACCGTGAAGCTGCCAAGAAAGCGGTGGATTACATCCCTGAGGAGTGGCGCAATGTGGATGTGCTTATCAATAATGCGGGACTCGCACGTGGATTGGAACCTGAATATGAGGGCGATTTTGAAGATTGGGACCAGATGATTGATACCAATATCAAGGGACTCTTAACCATGACGCGCCTGATTGTACCTGGTATGGTGGAGCGTAATCATGGTCATGTAATCAATATAGGTAGTGTGGCGGGTGATGCTGCTTATGCGGGAGGTAATGTATATTGTGCTACCAAAGCGGCTGTAAAGGCTATTACAGACGGCTTGCGCATTGATGTGGCACATACGAAAGTGCGTGTTACCAATGTGAAACCGGGCTTGGTTGAAACCAACTTCTCTAACATCCGTTTCCATGGTGACCAGAACCGCGCAGACAACGTTTACCGCGGTATAGAACCTCTAAATGGCGATGATATAGCTGATGTAGCCTTCTATGCTGCAAGCGCTCCAGAACACGTGCAAATAGCTGAGGTCCTGGTTCTTGCTACGCATCAGGCTAACGGAACCGTGATACACCGTGACTAG